TCTATTGCCTctacatttcattacattcacattgccttttttagtttatatttgaaTGCTTAACAGATCTGTATTTCAATATTAATCAGTTTAactatatttcacatattacagtttttctcagtgctttgatacatttctcaaatcatccttaacatttgtttttagtcATATTTAGAAAATTCACGATAGTCTGAGATATGAAAAATTAATGCTTtatttcttcacacacacacacacagattttttttttttttatagtttatgggGACGCTCCATATGTTAAATGGTTTTTATATTGtgcaaactgcattttgtatgaccctacacctaaaccttcCCCTCatagaaaacattgttttttaagattaaaaaaaaaaaaaaaaaaaaaaaaaaaaaaaacatttaatatattttctaagcTTTGAATTACGAGGACACAGAAAGTGTCTTCAAAAATCACCTTCACATTGTAATACCTGTCACACCCATGTCATTATGccaatttgtgtcctcataaaccacataaactgTAACATGGAGGCTGAGGCGGCATTAGAATTCATTTGCAGAAGTTTATCAGGGACAACAATCGAGAACATGAAGACAGGCAAAATCATACACAGAACAGGCAGGCAGAATAACAATGAGAAGCGCTTGGTAAGGCAGGTTAACTGGCATGACACTGGCACAATGAGCAAACATGCTGACTCGTGTTAAATACtgtcaaacaggaaatgactgtagaagcagagggagcagtaaacagtcagtactcaggtgagggctccctctgctggtgtgGTGTTGGATAAACACAcactttaataacatttaatataccTGTATGGAATAGagaataaaaacattactatATTATGATtaccatattatatttttttatcactgatatatattttattaaaacaactgaAACCAATCACATAAattattctgtaaaaataaaatactttatatatacacattggaAATAACACAAGGTTTGAATATACAATATGAAATGCACAGTTCAAATAGAAAGAGTGTAGCTTCTTTTAGACTGTTGTTCTTTTGTCCACTTTATCAATATGACTCTTCACCCAGGGGCTCTCTGGATCTACACAGAACTCTCTCCCTGCTTTTGTCTGAAACCTGATGGAAAAGACACAGAAATATGATTTAgtcaaagttttttgtttgtttgtatgttttttcaaTGGAGTGTCTTATAGAGATTGGCATTACAGTTTGAAAATGAGATAATGTTGATGACACTCACACAATAGCGCGTCTGGCACAGCTGCTGCTGGTCCAGTAGTAAGACGTCACTTGTTTCACAGGAATCTTCACAACAGTGAACTCTTCTCCACAACACTTAGATTGTGCCGCATCAATTGGAATGACATCTAAAATGTGGAGAAATAAGACAAAAGTTTTCAATTTGATCATGTCGCCATATTTTAAATCACCAAAAGCAACAAATGAAGTTGccataaaaaatctgaaaacagtatattttttcttattcaaaaattaaaagcaCTCACAACTTGAAGTCATCTGCACAGAGCAGAAGATCATCAGGAACAGCAAACACATCAGGTTTCTCATTCTTTAATGATCTTTCTTCACACTGACGCAATGAATCACAAGGAAGTTCCTTAGAGCTTGAAGCTTTCTGTTACACAGTTACAAAAGCATGAATAAAATAGTACATAACatcttcatttaatttatttcagtgtccCTTTTTACCCCAATCAGTCTAATTTAGAATCATCAGTAtcaaaaatattcacattctACTGCCtctacatttcattacattaacattgcctttttaagtttatatttgaATGCTTAACAGATCTGGTATTAACAAGTATTCAGTATTCAATTCAactatatttcacatattacagtttttctcaattcaTCCTTAACTTTTGCAAACCAGCAAATGCATTTCTCAAGACAAttcaaacaaacagcatcacacaaTGGGTTAACAAAttgctcaaaatccttagttcttctctcaaaagtaaatatattaatatcaatgAATGTATCtatgccatcagaatgacaagtcatTTTTCATGAACAAGATGCTTAGCCATGTTATAATAGTGTACTCTGACAGTATTTTTCTGATGTAAGGCTGCCCTTTTTTCTATATTGCATACATAACAGATCATTGACTACCTCACCAATGCCACTGTTTATATTCACGATCTATTACAATAATCAAAGTATCattctattttaaatggtttcatttttatttcatggagTTCACCTGTAAGCGTAATAACAGGAGAAAATGAAGAAGCAGGAGAATTGCGTCCGCTCTGTCAAAGCTCTTCTCGTGTATAAAGCTGGTTCATAAATCACTCAATTATTTACATCTTATATGATCATGCCAAAATAAACTAACCTTTGTATTGTCCATACAAAAGTCACAGTCAGCATTTCAcaactgaaacacaaataaaaccctTCAAGTCTGTGCACCAGGAACAACACAGACATCAGGCTTCTCATTCTTCAAGATGTTTCTTCACAATGACAGAAAGAATCAGAAGTTCTGCAGAGCTTGACGATCTCAGAGCTGATGTGTTTAGACGTATTCCTCGTAAAGACATTCAGATAGACCCATTTCTGAGTATCAACATTACATGAGAGTAGTTTTAACTCCTCCTTTTTTCTGCTTTGTCAGTCATGTGAAAATGTTCTGAATACTTTTCTTTCAGATTCACTGAAAACATGTTTCATGAAAACACACAGCTTCCTCTGTTCAGGACTGTCAAGCtcagtatttaataaacaaaagcaaaagacTTTGATAAAATTTGAATTGCGCCGTCACCAAATATCAGGTGCTTAACATTGTCCCTTTCCTCACAAGTAAACCCAAAGACCTTGATTAACTGattcagttgtgtttaattaaagTACTAAACTTAAGATGTTGGACCACTGGAAACAAGACTGAGAACCCCTTCTCTAAGAAAACACAACCACCTCTTAGTTTCTAGTGACAGCTGTTTGTCTAACAGAGAAGTTAGAATAATTCAGCCACCTGTTAAACTGATTCAcagaattaaaatatgaaaatataatgagGGGAAAAGGGCAGCTTTACATTTGCAGTTAGTGACAATTAAAACATTGTGATACTTAAAGGTTTCCATTcacaattaaatgttattttgagtctgactaaaatagtaatttttctttttaaaatggcatttaaacattttagtcTAACTGAAATCATACCAGtccactctttatttattttttattatttttttttttaatacagtagagGTTTAGATGTGACTGTGGACTGTGATGCTCTGAGGTAGTATTAGAGATGGTGTGGATTTAGTGGGTGCTGAGCTTTTGACATTTTCCAAACCTGGGACAATCTTACACACTTACATTCACGATACACTGCCGGAAGAAACGATGGAGACGTGGATAACATGAACGGTATTTAATAGGAGAATCACAGGGGTATAGCCACAACAGGAACAGGGGAAAGCACACTTAATCCAACACGTAaacccgacaaacacagactgaactcGAACTTAAGTACACAACTTAATTAGGGAACAACGAAACACACCTGGACACAAATGAACAATCAAACACACGGGAACCTGGGTCAGGGCAGGCACATGGAGGggaaaaacacacagatacatgTCCATAACCCTGACACTTACTTTCTGTTGTGTGCATGTTTTCTTAAATCCCAAGACCTCACATGTTACTACTGCAGGCCTTGTAGCTCAGCATACATTtgtatttggtaacactttataataacggcatgctattaatcattagttaagcattaggaaacagttaattcatcatttataaagcattaatagacattaataagcagtttataaatacagatataaatgctttatacttgatttaaaagcatatctataatgtatttaataattgttttttcatactttattaatgatcaatttatcatttctaaacgAAGTATAGCATTActtacacaccagttattaaggagttgtcagtggttcataagatcactaagaaattgtaagtaaatgattaataaacctatttaaatgtgcattcatacatcttattattcagacatatagtaatagttacttagagtgttaataaatggtttattaacatgtatttctgctgtaattcagggttaattcaggtagttataaaacatatgtagttgttagttaactatttttgtgagctcatctaaagtgaggactatttatgccttataaagcttttacaaatgagatttaaaggctgttaatatttctatgttctgtatcactgtgttgtgtttgtttcctttttatgtttagaagataactgagcctttaaatatcctttataaatgctttacaaggcaaaactagtcctcactttagatgagctcacataaatagttaactaaccactactaaatgctttataaatacctgaatttactacatttacttacaatttcttgtgatcttatgaatcactggcaactcctaaataactggtttctaaataatgctatacttcattgagaaatgataaattgatcatgaataaagtatgacaataaaataattaaacacattatagacaTGCTTTTgaatcaagaataaagcatttatatctgtatttataaactgcttattaatgtctattaatgctttataaattatgaattatctgtttactaatgcttaattaatgattaatagtgtgcagttattataaagtgttaccttgcatttttattttattttttttataagattttttgcATTACCCATTATCAAAGTGTCCTTTAATATTgacttttaaatcaaaaatataatacatttaaatgaaaagtagTCAAAATGCTTTCATACTGTATGCAGTAGAAGATAAAAATGTTGCTACATGAggataattttatcatttatattttagtaaataactGAACCCAAACACATAAATCATTTATACAATAGTTGAACATTTGACCCTTATAATAGACTGTTTATTAATAGACTGTTGTTCTGCTGCTGCTCAGGCAATCTCTGGACACAGACCTCTTTCTCTGCAATTGAGGAGAAagagtacaatatatatatatatatatatatatatatatatatatatatatatatatatatatatatatatatatatatgtatatatatatatatataggtgcttctcaataaattagaatgtcgtggaaaagttcatttatttcagtaattcaactcaaattttgaaacttgtgtattacataaattcattgcacacagactgtatgtttaagtctttggttcttttaattgtgatgattttggctcacattctcaacaaattagaatattttataagaccaataaaaaaaaccaacattttttgtgaattattggccttctggaaagtatgttcatttactgtacatgtactcaatacttggtaggggctccttttgctttaattactgcctcaatccGGCGTGGCattgaggtgatcagtttgtggcactgctgaggtggtatggaagcccaggtttctttgacagtggccttcagcgcatctgcattttttggtctcttgtttctcattttcctcttgacaatacctcatagattctctctggggttcaggtctggtgagtttgctggccagtcaagcacaccaacaccacggTCATTTAACCAGCtcttggtgcttttggcagtgtgggcaggtgccaaatcctgctggaaaatgaaatcagcatcttcaaaaagctggtcagcagaaggaagaatgaagtgctccaaaattcctTGGTAAAcgtgtgcagtgactttggttttcaaaaaacacaatggaccaacaccagcagatgacattgcaccccaaatcatcacagactgtggaaacttaacactggacttcacgcaacttgggctatgagcttcttcacccttcctccagactctaggactttggtttccaaatgaaatacaaaacttgctctcatctgaaaagaggactttggaccactgagcaacagtccagttctttctcaagaaaatcacaaatattGGTATCTATCAGACACATCTACAAGTCTTTCATCTgaagtctgagtcaagtctgaagtctttaagcATCCTTAAAAATCCTATTTACAAGGTTGTATTTTAAAGACTAGATATGTTCCAGAGATATTACTAGGATTCTAGTTCAACTTGTCTTCCTCTACTCTTATACATAGGCACAATCCAAgatgcaaaaatacataaatacatgtacaATTATTAATTTGAGGAGGCCTGCTCATATTCAATATCATCTGTAATACCATGCTGAAGCCATTAGATGCTAATAATCTAATTcgaaatctaattaattacaaataaagcGAATATTTcccccaaaagatcatttaaaacatGATTGTGCTCGATGAGTAAAGCattgaatagacattacaaaaagtagctttttaaaaaatatatatttatttttgattttcctTTGTCACTATGTGAGTATGTGGACAGTACTTTTCTTTCATATTCACTAAAAAAGCACTTCAGGAAAACAACATATGGCTTTGTCTTTTTTATGATCATATCAAAgtgaataattttgttttcacCAAAACGTAGGTGCTAAATCTGGTCCCTATActcacatgtaaacacaaaaattGTTTAAGATGATTGACCACCAGAAACAGGAAACCAATTCTTTCTTTCTAgtaacattttagtctagtttagctgaattattaaaatatgcaaacataacaacagaaaaagcccagctttTCTTTCACAGTTAGTGGCATTAAGAAAAAACTGTGATCTACTTGTGAGTTTACATTcactataaaatgattttttttttttttttaagtcagagtAAAGCATTATGTGTCTGGAAATGTACTGTAATATCAATACAAATTATTTAGTAGTTTATTATCTAACATAACTTGGGCAaacattttcacataatatttTGTGTAGCCTACTTTCATCAGTAGGTGACAGTAATGGACTGCAGAACAGTATTAGGTATAGGGCTAGCTAATCATACACATGTAACCATaactatatatgtgtatatatattaagatgGAAAAGTGTTGCTGAAAACACGTTTGCATTTAGTGAATTTTGTATTTAGACAATTCACAAATACAAATCCACCACCAGAGGTCAGTCGAGAAGAACTGTGCTGCTGATACGAAAGAAACGTTTCTCACCCATCATACTTCTGAAAACCACATGCATCTACACAGACACATTAATCTTGATTCCTTTTTTCCATCcaaagctgcaaaaaaaaaaaaaaaaaaaaaaaaaaactctaatgtGAAGGTGTTCTATTTGCATACAAACTGTAGCCAAAGCTGTAGCCTAACATCCACAACTATTTAACACTTTCAGCATTTCCTGAAGCTCAACTCCAAGTCAGTTTTGTATTAGACAAACTACAGTTTGATATTACTAAACTTtgtgaaaaatgatgaaaatttgcATTACAAATAGATTTAAGAagctaaattcatttaaatattttgttttctcccTACCATAAAATACATTCAGTAACATTAGAATGTAGGCGTACAAATACATATAGACTACAATAATGTAAACATTACAGGCTGTTGTAGATACATTCATATGATGATATAAGAATGTTATTAGAGGCCAGGCTTAAACTCTAAAGGGTCATTGGTCTGAAAAAGGTTGAAAGCCCTTGTGTTAGGCCAACTGATCAGCCCTCAAAATCCGTCACTAAATACCACTGTAGTTTCTCTGAATCCCAATCCCACCTCTACATGGTCAAATCACACAGATAGCTACGTACATACAGTATCTGGAGCGAAAATGGACAGCGTCACTTCCTATTTCCAACATGACGTATTTG
The DNA window shown above is from Cyprinus carpio isolate SPL01 chromosome B25, ASM1834038v1, whole genome shotgun sequence and carries:
- the LOC109095550 gene encoding C-C motif chemokine 4-like isoform X1, encoding MRNLMCLLFLMIFCSVQMTSSYVIPIDAAQSKCCGEEFTVVKIPVKQVTSYYWTSSSCARRAIVFQTKAGREFCVDPESPWVKSHIDKVDKRTTV